The Maylandia zebra isolate NMK-2024a linkage group LG7, Mzebra_GT3a, whole genome shotgun sequence genome contains a region encoding:
- the eeig1b gene encoding early estrogen-induced gene 1 protein: MSTLQQLGTMAFLMKKKKFKFQVHFTLEELTAVPFVNGVLFCKIRLVDGGDFAILSSREEVQQNSVRWRKKFSFVCKMSANPISGVLDPCICRVSVRKELKGGKAFSKLGFADLNISEFAGSGSTVRCCILEGYDTKNTRQDNSILKVTIGMTLLSGDPCFKTPPSTAKSISIGDEDPNLQLDCKGESTDATLQPPGGIVEGPRSFKPRQSSVRSSGLPEEGGSVSSPDEVFQIGHFRSSSYASQHSKISGYSTGHSRCSSLNDLSHHRNTSSSSGTSCGLGHPSQPLPSTPTEPHRQATPTKPERPPPPSAVAILSNRSSRRKKEPVEKQPSCVDDTRIDADAIVDTIVKSQDFDSSNNEDSNLRLFISKDGTTALSGTHLANRVTPGIFEPVVIETH; encoded by the exons ATGAGCACCCTCCAGCAGCTGGGCACCATGGCCTTCctcatgaagaagaagaagttcaAGTTTCAGGTGCACTTCACTCTGGAGGAGCTGACAGCGGTGCCTTTTGTGAACGGAGTGCTTTTCTGTAAGATCCGCCTGGTTGATGGTGGGGACTTTGCCATCTTATCGTCCAG ggaGGAGGTGCAGCAGAACTCCGTCCGATGGAGGAAGAAGTTCTCCTTTGTGTGCAAGATGAGCGCCAATCCGATCAGTGGAGTGTTGGACCCCTGCATCTGCAGAGTGTCTGTACGCAAG GAGCTCAAAGGAGGAAAGGCCTTCTCAAAG CTGGGTTTTGCTGATCTCAACATTTCCGAGTTTGCTGGTTCAGGCTCGACTGTCCGCTGCTGCATCCTGGAGGGCTATGACACCAAAAACACTCGGCAAGACAACTCTATTCTCAag gtaACAATTGGGATGACCCTTCTGTCGGGGGATCCCTGCTTTAAAAC GCCTCCCAGTACGGCCAAATCCATTTCCATCGGGGATGAGGACCCCAACCTGCAGCTGGACTGTAAGGGGGAGAGCACTGACGCCACTTTGCAGCCACCAGGGGGCATCGTGGAGGGACCTCGGTCCTTCAAACCCCGACAGTCATCAGTGCGCAGCTCAG ggcTGCCCGAGGAGGGAGGGAGTGTCTCCAGTCCGGACGAAGTCTTTCAGATCGGTCATTTTCGCAGCTCCAGCTACGCCAGCCAGCACAGCAAGATATCAG GTTATAGCACCGGTCACTCTCGCTGCTCCAGCCTGAACGATCTCAGCCACCACAGGAACACCTCCTCCAGCAGCGGCACCTCCTGCGGGCTCGGCCACCCCTCTCAGCCGCTTCCCTCCACCCCCACTGAGCCGCACCGCCAAGCGACCCCCACCAAGCCAGAGagacctcctcctccctctgctgTGGCCATCTTGTCCAACAGATCCTCCAG GAGGAAGAAGGAACCCGTGGAGAAGCAGCCCAGCTGTGTGGACGACACCCGCATCGATGCAGACGCTATCGTGGACACGATCGTAAAGAGCCAGGACTTTGACAGCAGCAACAACGAAG ACAGCAACTTGAGACTGTTTATCAGCAAAGACGGGACCACAGCCCTCAGCGGGACGCATCTCGCCAACAG AGTAACTCCTGGCATCTTTGAGCCGGTGGTCATCGAGACTCACTGA
- the naif1 gene encoding nuclear apoptosis-inducing factor 1, with protein MASVAKKRKMNFSEREVEIIVEEIEKQKHTLVNHFNAGVTHMAKNNAWMDILKKVNQVTTCPRELPEVKKKWSDMKTEVRRKVAQARAAIEGTSADCTPVPVILTAMQQRICNLLGEATIISLPAGDSDAEITLPVTVNAAATVTLTEALPAGAGTICDDSKLNAETTYHTLEDGGVVEYCTTTEGDSAPTVVAAVEAPMEMLASSSVSPPPPQSHAKPQELKSRIALNSARLLQEQRVTNVHIRQIAQHLEGQNELLQMMRRSQEAQAFAQERQAQALEGTQAALLALVQMLRPALKDLRKFLQSGSEAANASSSVATPATGATIDGAATEEQSRPKTPPPPPTQQAEEVQ; from the exons ATGGCATCGGTggccaaaaagagaaaaatgaattTCTCGGAGAGGGAGGTGGAAATTATAGTGGAAGAAATAgagaaacaaaagcacacactGGTTAACCACTTCAATGCCGGAGTCACACACATGGCTAAGAATAACGCGTGGATGGACATCCTGAAAAAGGTGAACCAGGTCACCACCTGTCCGCGCGAGCTGCCCGAGGTGAAGAAGAAGTGGTCCGACATGAAGACAGAGGTCCGGCGGAAGGTGGCCCAAGCGCGGGCTGCCATCGAGGGGACGTCCGCGGACTGCACTCCAGTTCCCGTCATCCTCACCGCCATGCAGCAGAGGATCTGTAACCTGCTGGGAGAGGCCACCATCATCAGCCTACCTGCCGGAGACTCGGATGCGGAGATCACCTTACCTGTGACCGTCAACGCCGCCGCAACCGTCACTCTGACGGAGG CTCTTCCAGCCGGTGCCGGGACAATCTGTGATGACTCAAAGCTGAATG CTGAGACGACGTACCACACTCTGGAGGATGGCGGCGTGGTGGAGTACTGCACCACCACTGAGGGCGACTCTGCCCCGACTGTGGTGGCCGCGGTCGAGGCTCCCATGGAGATGCTGGCCTCGTCTTCCGTTTCCCCACCGCCACCTCAGAGTCATGCCAAACCGCAGGAGCTGAAGAGCCGCATTGCTCTGAACTCCGCCCGCCTGCTGCAGGAGCAGCGAGTCACCAACGTGCACATCCGCCAGATCGCCCAGCACCTGGAGGGCCAGAACGAGCTGCTGCAAATGATGCGGCGCTCCCAGGAGGCGCAGGCCTTTGCCCAGGAGAGGCAAGCTCAGGCACTGGAGGGCACGCAGGCCGCCCTGCTCGCGTTGGTGCAGATGCTCCGACCGGCTCTCAAAGACCTGAGGAAGTTTCTGCAGAGCGGGTCTGAGGCTGCGAACGCCAGCAGCTCTGTGGCGACACCGGCAACTGGAGCAACCATTGATGGAGCGGCAACAGAGGAGCAGAGCAGGCCCAAAACACCTCCGCCTCCTCCTACACAACAGGCTGAGGAGGTGCAATAG